Proteins co-encoded in one Cyprinus carpio isolate SPL01 chromosome B5, ASM1834038v1, whole genome shotgun sequence genomic window:
- the LOC109045792 gene encoding probable ATP-dependent RNA helicase DDX31: MSPRCGGRRKNTCGTSLHIFTAVYGVITGVYSLLTIMAEDALMINISSAPEKFNKKTNRRPLSTAEKWAQKKRESKRKTVFEPQESSASKQRKINQTGQQHTHKQKPQTPRSPSQRSNNRDTEENADQGENSAAKSPSKVKTFPKKAPEEHGDHGRPFIKTSSLFRNNPEIPDVLSPAVNQVKEKVFTSNMFEELNLHPHLVATLHKVLNVTSMTSVQKKTIPLLLSGKDAVVRSQTGSGKTLAYGIPVVQFLQGMQPKVKRSDGPLAVVIVPTRELALQSFQMFQKLLKPFTWIVPGVLMGGEKRKAEKARLRKGINVLISTPGRLVDHIKNTLSIAFSAVRWLILDEADRTLDLGFEKDLTVILNALNATGLARQNVLLSATLTEGLSRLASISMKEPVTIHVSEGSEETVEACPQAAPQALSDSYVVPERLQQHVVVVPSKLHLVCLAAFILAKCKFEQRQKLIVFISSCEAVEFLLTLFTAILCEKPSTTSTKHTSASLNFYRLHGNMRQEERTEVFQEFSQCKTGILLCTDVAARGLDLPQVTWIVQYNPPVSAVEYVHRVGRTARIGAQGSSLLFLTPSEMAFVDVLANHNISLSEMKMEDILANLMKDERFKGRGKWDSKRSAAAFEQEVRERATVLQTDFENYVHANNESLQTAKCALQSFLRAYTTYPSSLKHIFHIRSLHLGHAAKSFGLRDAPQGLGSSITTNPANSKDSKKGKDKAKRPPKKLTAKERVSNLMRSEYLSGIDGESKSKKKRKKKKGQEEEEQSTTA; this comes from the exons ATGTCCCCACGTTGTGGTGGACGGAGGAAAAACACGTGTGGAACTTCACTTCATATATTTACAGCTGTTTATG GCGTTATAACAGGCGTTTATAGCCTGCTTACTATCATGGCTGAGGACGCGCTGATGATCAACATCTCCTCAGCTCCGgaaaagtttaacaaaaagaCAAATCGAAGACCTCTGTCAACAGCAGAGAAATGGGCACAG AAAAAGCGAGAATCAAAGAGGAAGACTGTCTTTGAGCCACAGGAGAGCAGTGCTTCCAAACAGAGGAAGATTAATCAAACTGgtcaacagcacacacacaagcaaaagcCGCAAACCCCCAGAAGCCCATCTCAGAGGAGTAATaatagagacacagaggagaacgcGGACCAGGGTGAAAACTCTGCCGCAAAGTCCCCATCAAAGGTGAAAACATTTCCAAAGAAAGCTCCCGAAGAGCATGGAGACCATGGCAGACCATTTATCAAAACATCGTCTCTCTTCAGAAACAACCCAGAGATCCCTGATGTCCTCAG TCCTGCTGTAAATCAAGTAAAGGAGAAAGTCTTCACCAGCAACATGTTTGAAGAACTCAATCTACATCCTCATCTG GTGGCAACGCTCCATAAGGTGTTGAATGTGACCAGCATGACGAG TGTCCAGAAGAAAACCATACCACTGTTGTTGTCTGGTAAAGATGCTGTCGTGCGCTCCCAGACTGGATCAG GAAAAACACTGGCTTATGGTATTCCAGTGGTTCAGTTCTTACAAGGGATGCAGCCTAAAGTGAAG agaTCAGACGGGCCTTTGGCTGTTGTGATTGTTCCAACCAGAGAG CTTGCCCTGCAGAGCTTTCAGATGTTTCAGAAGCTTCTAAAA CCTTTCACCTGGATTGTGCCTGGAGTTCTGATGggaggagagaaaagaaaagcagaaaaagcCAG ACTGAGGAAGGGCATTAATGTTCTGATCTCGACTCCAGGCCGACTGGTGGACCACATAAAGAACACTCTAAGTATTGCTTTTAGCGCTGTGCGCTGGCTCATTCTGGATGAAGCCGACAGG ACTCTGGATTTGGGCTTTGAGAAAGATCTGACTGTGATTCTGAATGCTCTGAATGCCACTGGACTTGCCAGGCAGAATGTGCTGCTTTCAGCCACGCTCACCGAGG GACTGTCCCGATTAGCCAGTATCAGTATGAAGGAGCCCGTGACTATCCATGTGTCAGAGGGGAGTGAGGAGACAGTTGAAGCGTGTCCCCAGGCGGCCCCTCAGGCTCTGTCAGACAGCTATGTGGTGCCTGAGAGGCTGCAGCAGCACGTTGTGGTGGTGCCCAGCAAACTCCACCTGGTCTGTTTGGCTGCCTTTATTCTGGCCAAATGCAAG TTTGAGCAGCGGCAGAAGCTGATTGTTTTTATATCCAGCTGTGAGGCTGTGGAATTTCTGCTTACTCTCTTTACTGCAATCCTCTGTGAGAAGCCCAGCACCACATCAACCAAACATACCTCAGCATCCCTTAACTTCTACAGGCTTCACGGCAACATGAGACAAGAG GAGCGCACTGAAGTCTTCCAGGAGTTCTCTCAGTGTAAAACCGGCATTCTGCTGTGCACG GATGTGGCTGCACGTGGATTGGATCTGCCTCAGGTTACATGGATTGTTCAG TATAACCCTCCTGTTTCCGCTGTGGAGTATGTTCATCGTGTGGGCCGAACAGCACGAATTGGAGCTCAGGGCAGCAGCCTGCTCTTCCTCACCCCTTCTGAGATGGCTTTTGTGGATGTGCTAGCCAATCACAACATCAG TTTGTCCGAAATGAAGATGGAGGACATCTTGGCCAATCTGATGAAGGATGAGCGATTCAAAGGCAGAGGGAAATGGGACAGTAAG AGATCAGCTGCTGCTTTTGAGCAGGAGGTACGAGAGAGAGCCACGGTTTTACAGACTGACTTTGAGAATTATGTTCATGCCAATAACGAGTCTCTGCAAACAGCGAAGTGCG CACTGCAGTCTTTCCTGAGAGCATACACCACATACCCCTCCAGTCTGAAACACATCTTCCACATCCGCAGCCTGCACCTGGGCCACGCTGCTAAGAGCTTTGGCCTGAGGGACGCACCCCAGGGCCTGGGCAGCTCCATAACCACTAATCCTGCCAACAGCAAAGACTCCAAGAAGGGCAAAGACAAAGCCAAGAG gcCTCCCAAGAAACTCACGGCGAAAGAGCGAGTGTCAAATCTAATGCGCTCAGAGTATCTCAGTGGGATAGATGGAGAATCCAAGTCtaagaagaagaggaaaaagaagaaaggTCAAGAAGAGGAAGAGCAATCTACCACAGCATAA